A single Pseudomonas sp. DC1.2 DNA region contains:
- the nuoN gene encoding NADH-quinone oxidoreductase subunit NuoN, producing MEFTTQHFIALAPLLITTATIIVVMLAIAWRRNHSQTFLISVAGLNLALLSILPALKVAPLAVTPLLQIDSFACLYMALILVATLACVTLAHAYLGDGGTGYPGNREELYLLILMAAAGGLVLVSAQHLAGLFIGLELLSVPVYGLVAYAFFNKRSLEAGIKYMVLSAAGSAFLLFGMALLYADAGSLSFVGIGQALAATGLPSSLAQMGLGMMLIGLAFKLSLVPFHLWTPDVYEGAPAPVAAFLATASKVAVFAVMVRLFQISPAASSGVLSTVLSVIAVASILFGNLLALTQSNLKRLLGYSSIAHFGYLLIALVASKGLAMEAIGVYLVTYVITSLGAFGVITLMSSPYKGRDADALYEYRGLFWRRPYLTAVMTVMMLSLAGIPLTAGFIGKFYIIATGVESHQWWLVGSLVMGSAIGVFYYLRVMVTLYLIEPNLRRHDAQLHWEQKAGGVMLLAIAALAFFIGLYPQPLLTLVQQAVLAG from the coding sequence ATGGAATTCACGACTCAACACTTTATCGCGCTCGCGCCGTTGTTGATCACCACCGCCACGATCATCGTGGTGATGCTGGCCATCGCCTGGCGCCGCAACCACTCGCAGACCTTCCTGATTTCCGTGGCGGGCCTGAACCTGGCATTGCTGTCGATCCTGCCAGCCTTGAAAGTCGCGCCTCTGGCCGTGACCCCACTGCTGCAAATCGATAGTTTCGCCTGTCTGTACATGGCGCTGATCCTGGTCGCCACCCTCGCCTGTGTCACCCTCGCCCACGCCTACCTTGGCGATGGCGGCACGGGTTACCCTGGCAACCGCGAAGAACTGTACTTGCTGATTCTGATGGCCGCCGCCGGTGGCCTGGTTCTGGTCAGCGCGCAGCACCTGGCCGGTTTGTTCATCGGCCTGGAACTCTTGTCGGTGCCGGTCTACGGTCTGGTGGCTTACGCCTTCTTCAACAAACGTTCGCTGGAAGCCGGCATCAAGTACATGGTGCTGTCGGCCGCCGGCTCTGCGTTCCTGTTGTTCGGTATGGCGCTGCTTTACGCTGACGCAGGCTCCCTGAGCTTCGTCGGCATTGGCCAGGCCCTGGCGGCCACCGGCCTGCCAAGCTCGCTGGCGCAAATGGGCCTGGGCATGATGCTGATCGGTCTGGCGTTCAAGCTGTCGCTGGTGCCGTTCCACCTCTGGACCCCGGACGTTTACGAGGGGGCTCCGGCGCCAGTGGCGGCGTTCCTTGCCACCGCGTCCAAGGTCGCGGTCTTTGCGGTCATGGTGCGTTTGTTCCAGATCTCGCCGGCTGCCAGCAGTGGTGTGCTGAGCACCGTGCTAAGCGTGATTGCGGTCGCCTCGATCCTGTTCGGCAACCTGTTGGCACTGACCCAGAGCAACCTCAAGCGACTGCTGGGTTACTCGTCCATCGCGCACTTCGGTTACCTGTTGATTGCTCTGGTGGCGAGCAAGGGTCTGGCCATGGAAGCCATCGGCGTGTACCTGGTCACCTACGTGATCACCAGCCTCGGCGCCTTCGGTGTGATCACCCTGATGTCGTCGCCGTATAAAGGGCGCGACGCGGATGCCCTGTACGAATACCGTGGCCTGTTCTGGCGCCGTCCGTACCTGACCGCTGTCATGACCGTGATGATGCTGTCCCTGGCCGGCATCCCGCTGACCGCAGGCTTCATCGGCAAGTTTTACATCATTGCTACCGGTGTCGAGTCGCACCAATGGTGGCTGGTCGGTTCACTGGTAATGGGCAGCGCCATCGGCGTCTTCTACTACCTGCGCGTGATGGTCACCCTGTACCTGATCGAGCCGAACCTGCGTCGCCATGATGCACAGTTGCACTGGGAGCAAAAAGCAGGCGGCGTGATGCTACTGGCCATCGCGGCTTTGGCGTTCTTCATTGGGCTGTACCCACAACCGTTGCTGACCCTGGTTCAGCAGGCCGTGCTCGCGGGTTAA
- the nuoM gene encoding NADH-quinone oxidoreductase subunit M, translating into MILPWLILIPFIGGLLCWMGERFGATLPRWIALLTMTLELALGLWLWAHGNYSFAPAPGADPTWALEFKHIWIQRFGISVHLALDGLSLLMILLTGLLGILSVLCSWKEIQRHVGFFHLNLMWILGGVVGVFLALDLFMFFFFWEMMLVPMYFLIALWGHSSSDGKKTRIYAATKFFIFTQASGLIMLVAILGLVLVNFNSTGVITFNYADLLKTKMSLTTEYILMLGFFIAFAVKLPVVPFHSWLPDAHAQAPTAGSVDLAGILLKTAAYGLLRFALPLFPNASAEFAPIAMTLGLIGIFYGAFLAFAQTDIKRLIAFSSVSHMGFVLIGIYSGSQLALQGAVIQMLAHGVSAAALFILSGQLYERTHTRDMREMGGLWSKIAYLPAISLFFAAASLGLPGTGNFVGEFLILIGTFASAPWITAIATSGLVFGSVYSLIMIHRAYFGPSKSDAVLHGMDARELIMVVGLAMLLIYIGVYPQPFLDTSAATMHGVQQWLGTAFTQLASAR; encoded by the coding sequence ATGATTCTGCCTTGGCTAATCCTGATCCCCTTCATCGGCGGCCTGCTGTGCTGGATGGGTGAACGCTTCGGCGCCACCCTCCCTCGCTGGATTGCGCTGTTGACCATGACCCTGGAACTCGCGCTCGGCCTCTGGCTGTGGGCCCACGGTAACTATTCATTTGCTCCGGCGCCGGGCGCCGATCCGACCTGGGCGCTTGAGTTCAAGCACATCTGGATCCAGCGCTTCGGCATCAGCGTGCATCTGGCGCTCGATGGTCTGTCGCTGTTGATGATCCTGCTGACCGGTCTGCTGGGTATCCTCTCGGTACTCTGCTCGTGGAAAGAGATCCAGCGGCATGTTGGCTTCTTCCACTTGAACCTGATGTGGATCCTGGGCGGTGTCGTCGGCGTGTTCCTCGCCCTCGACCTGTTCATGTTCTTCTTCTTCTGGGAAATGATGCTGGTGCCGATGTACTTCCTCATCGCGCTCTGGGGTCACAGTTCTTCGGACGGCAAGAAAACCCGGATCTACGCGGCGACCAAGTTCTTCATCTTCACTCAGGCGTCCGGCCTGATCATGTTGGTGGCGATCCTCGGTCTGGTACTGGTCAACTTCAACAGCACTGGCGTGATTACCTTCAACTACGCCGACCTGCTGAAAACCAAGATGTCGCTCACCACCGAGTACATCCTGATGCTCGGCTTCTTCATCGCGTTCGCGGTGAAGCTGCCGGTTGTACCGTTCCACTCCTGGTTGCCTGACGCTCACGCCCAGGCACCGACCGCCGGTTCGGTCGACTTGGCCGGTATCTTGTTGAAGACGGCGGCTTACGGTCTGCTGCGTTTTGCCCTGCCGTTATTCCCGAATGCCTCGGCCGAGTTTGCGCCGATCGCCATGACCCTTGGTCTGATCGGGATCTTCTACGGTGCATTCCTGGCCTTTGCCCAAACCGACATCAAGCGTCTGATTGCCTTCTCATCCGTTTCCCACATGGGTTTCGTGCTGATCGGCATCTACTCCGGCAGCCAACTGGCGCTGCAAGGCGCGGTAATCCAGATGTTGGCGCACGGTGTGTCGGCGGCGGCACTGTTTATCCTCAGTGGTCAACTGTACGAGCGCACCCACACCCGCGACATGCGTGAAATGGGCGGCTTGTGGTCGAAGATCGCCTACCTGCCGGCCATCAGCCTGTTCTTTGCAGCCGCGTCCCTGGGCTTGCCGGGGACCGGTAACTTTGTCGGAGAGTTCCTGATCCTGATCGGCACTTTCGCCAGTGCGCCATGGATCACTGCGATTGCCACGTCCGGTCTGGTGTTCGGTTCGGTTTACTCGCTGATCATGATTCACCGTGCGTACTTCGGGCCGTCAAAATCGGACGCGGTGTTGCATGGCATGGATGCGCGTGAACTGATCATGGTGGTCGGCCTTGCGATGCTGCTGATTTACATCGGCGTGTACCCGCAACCGTTCCTCGACACTTCTGCCGCGACGATGCATGGCGTGCAGCAGTGGCTCGGCACCGCCTTCACTCAACTCGCTTCGGCCCGGTAA
- a CDS encoding glutamine--tRNA ligase/YqeY domain fusion protein, which yields MSKPTVDPTSNSKTGPAVPVNFLRPIIQADLDSGKHTQIVTRFPPEPNGYLHIGHAKSICVNFGLAQEFGGVTHLRFDDTNPAKEDQEYIDAIESDVKWLGFEWSGEVRYASQYFDQLHDWAVELIKAGKAYVDDLSPEQAKEYRGSLTEPGKNSPFRGRSVEENLDWFARMKAGEFQDGARVLRAKIDMASPNMNLRDPIMYRIRHAHHHQTGDKWCIYPNYDFTHGQSDAIEGITHSICTLEFESHRPLYEWFLDALPVPAHPRQYEFSRLNLNYTITSKRKLKQLVDEKHVFGWDDPRMSTLSGFRRRGYTPASIRNFCDMVGTNRSDGVVDFGMLEFSIRQDLDQNAPRAMCVLRPLKVVITNYPEDQVENLELPRHPQKEELGVRKLPFAREIYIDHDDFMEEPPKGYKRLEPNGEVRLRGSYVIRADEAIKDADGNIVELRCSYDPQTLGKNPEGRKVKGVVHWVPAAASVECEVRLYDRLFRSANPEKAEDSASFLDNINPDSLQVLTGCRAEPSLGNAQPEDRFQFEREGYFCADIKDSKPGAPVFNRTVTLRDSWGQ from the coding sequence ATGAGCAAGCCCACTGTCGACCCTACCTCGAATTCCAAGACTGGCCCTGCCGTGCCGGTCAATTTCCTGCGCCCGATCATCCAGGCGGACCTGGACTCGGGTAAGCACACGCAGATCGTCACCCGTTTCCCGCCTGAGCCCAATGGTTACCTGCACATCGGTCACGCCAAGTCGATTTGTGTGAACTTCGGCCTGGCCCAGGAGTTTGGCGGCGTCACGCACCTGCGCTTCGACGACACCAACCCGGCCAAGGAAGACCAGGAGTACATTGACGCGATTGAAAGCGACGTCAAATGGCTGGGCTTCGAATGGTCCGGAGAAGTGCGCTACGCCTCGCAATATTTTGACCAGTTGCACGATTGGGCCGTCGAGTTGATCAAGGCCGGCAAGGCCTACGTCGATGATCTTAGCCCGGAACAAGCCAAGGAATACCGTGGCAGCCTGACCGAACCAGGCAAGAACAGCCCGTTCCGCGGCCGCTCCGTAGAAGAAAACCTCGACTGGTTTGCCCGCATGAAGGCTGGCGAATTCCAGGACGGCGCACGTGTACTGCGGGCCAAGATCGACATGGCTTCGCCGAACATGAACCTGCGTGATCCGATCATGTATCGCATCCGTCACGCTCACCACCACCAGACCGGTGACAAGTGGTGCATCTACCCGAACTACGACTTCACTCACGGTCAGTCGGACGCCATCGAAGGCATCACCCATTCGATCTGCACCCTGGAGTTCGAAAGCCATCGTCCGCTGTACGAGTGGTTCCTCGACGCTTTGCCAGTGCCGGCACACCCGCGTCAGTACGAATTCAGCCGCCTGAACCTGAACTACACGATCACCAGCAAGCGCAAGCTCAAGCAACTGGTCGATGAAAAGCACGTGTTCGGCTGGGACGATCCGCGCATGTCCACGCTGTCGGGCTTCCGCCGCCGTGGCTACACGCCTGCGTCGATCCGCAATTTCTGCGACATGGTCGGCACCAACCGTTCTGACGGCGTTGTCGATTTCGGCATGCTCGAGTTCAGCATCCGTCAGGATCTGGACCAGAACGCTCCGCGCGCCATGTGCGTGCTGCGCCCGTTGAAGGTGGTGATCACCAACTACCCGGAAGATCAGGTCGAGAACCTCGAACTGCCGCGTCATCCGCAGAAAGAAGAACTAGGCGTGCGCAAGCTGCCGTTCGCCCGTGAAATCTACATCGACCACGATGACTTCATGGAAGAGCCGCCAAAAGGCTACAAACGCCTTGAACCCAACGGCGAAGTGCGTCTGCGCGGCAGCTACGTGATCCGCGCCGACGAAGCGATCAAGGACGCCGATGGCAATATCGTCGAGCTGCGCTGCTCCTACGACCCGCAAACGCTGGGCAAGAACCCTGAAGGTCGCAAGGTCAAAGGCGTGGTTCACTGGGTGCCGGCGGCGGCCAGCGTCGAGTGCGAAGTGCGCCTGTACGATCGTCTGTTCCGTTCGGCCAACCCTGAGAAGGCCGAAGACAGCGCCAGTTTCCTGGACAACATCAACCCTGACTCGCTGCAAGTTCTTACCGGTTGTCGTGCTGAACCCTCGCTGGGCAATGCACAGCCGGAAGACCGTTTCCAGTTCGAGCGCGAAGGTTACTTCTGCGCGGATATCAAGGACTCGAAACCGGGCGCTCCGGTATTCAACCGTACCGTGACCTTGCGTGATTCGTGGGGCCAGTGA
- a CDS encoding alpha/beta fold hydrolase yields MLTSPNIGYFPTCDGHQLYWERHGTPGTEPVFFLHGGPGGRSSRHHLEFFDLCCFDIILFDQRGGGRSMPQGQLQHNNTGQCVEDIDALRRYFGFQKISLLGVSWGSWLAIQYQQRYPDALLKTTLVSVFVPFAQNVRAYDKTLSDALAGPRARSIYQILNNGCEAQQRQAAIGWLKAILKLNGQSMDPSALEHFADQEAVRAIRLELHYHVNHYFFTHTDEGLVVDANTEVIQGTKDRFGMASLRWLRQRQSIRCRLLHAGHNAFDRAIVKTVRHSLKRGCGTNKKRLPKVQ; encoded by the coding sequence ATGCTGACTTCCCCGAACATTGGCTACTTCCCGACCTGTGATGGCCACCAGCTCTATTGGGAGCGGCATGGCACACCCGGCACCGAACCGGTATTTTTCCTGCACGGGGGCCCGGGAGGTCGCAGTTCCCGCCATCACCTGGAGTTCTTCGACTTGTGCTGTTTCGACATCATCCTGTTCGACCAGCGCGGCGGCGGTCGCTCGATGCCCCAAGGCCAGCTTCAACACAACAACACTGGGCAATGCGTCGAGGACATCGATGCCCTGCGGCGATATTTCGGCTTCCAAAAAATCAGTTTATTGGGAGTCTCCTGGGGCAGTTGGCTGGCCATTCAATACCAGCAACGCTACCCGGACGCCCTGCTGAAGACCACGCTGGTGTCGGTATTTGTGCCGTTTGCGCAGAATGTCCGCGCCTATGACAAGACCTTGAGCGATGCTTTAGCCGGGCCCCGCGCACGTTCGATCTACCAGATCCTGAACAACGGTTGCGAAGCACAACAACGTCAAGCTGCCATTGGCTGGTTGAAGGCTATTTTAAAATTGAACGGGCAATCGATGGACCCAAGCGCACTCGAACACTTCGCCGACCAGGAAGCGGTCCGGGCGATTCGCCTGGAATTGCACTACCACGTTAATCACTACTTCTTTACCCATACGGACGAGGGTCTGGTCGTCGATGCCAACACCGAAGTCATACAAGGCACGAAAGACCGTTTTGGCATGGCGAGCCTGCGCTGGCTTCGTCAACGCCAAAGCATACGTTGTCGATTGCTTCACGCCGGGCATAACGCTTTCGACCGGGCGATCGTGAAAACGGTGCGTCACTCACTGAAGCGAGGCTGCGGCACTAACAAAAAACGGCTTCCGAAGGTGCAGTAA
- a CDS encoding class I SAM-dependent methyltransferase, with the protein MNTQFEAGELNRHLEPLGPGLHHLFVLRVNGSDWVGRKILQQDHCGGRYISSLLKPWMLLGPLTQLHWSNEGVAVYFRQVTLQDKETTFNIAQAQPDSEICFPFPVVDDAGLEEVCPLQYWHCDESLAKQLDADETHLRQYCATLLKTMASPGAVIHDPACSTGEFIAHLARELPDRRCLGSDRSPSMIDHAKLRHGCSSVDFFLSDACNIASTGIRCDVLIARFLNAEVMTRKQAQRTLQALIPCVKPGGTLLIFGHTPVLLAMPYLAQTLKLHLISSVAAREGQSELFEFYQLRVPA; encoded by the coding sequence ATGAACACACAATTTGAAGCCGGCGAGCTCAATCGCCACCTCGAACCTCTGGGCCCCGGATTGCATCATCTGTTTGTCTTGCGAGTAAACGGCAGCGACTGGGTTGGCCGAAAAATCCTGCAACAGGATCACTGTGGCGGGCGCTACATCAGCAGCCTGCTCAAACCGTGGATGTTGCTCGGACCGCTCACGCAACTGCATTGGAGCAATGAAGGCGTCGCCGTCTATTTTCGGCAGGTCACCCTGCAAGATAAAGAAACAACCTTCAACATCGCACAGGCTCAACCTGACAGCGAGATCTGCTTCCCGTTTCCGGTCGTTGATGACGCCGGGCTGGAAGAGGTGTGCCCTTTGCAGTACTGGCACTGCGACGAGTCGCTCGCCAAGCAGCTGGATGCCGACGAAACGCATTTGCGCCAGTACTGCGCGACCTTGCTCAAAACGATGGCGAGCCCCGGCGCGGTGATCCATGACCCAGCCTGTTCGACGGGTGAGTTCATTGCCCACCTAGCCCGAGAACTCCCGGATCGCCGCTGCCTGGGGTCTGATCGTTCGCCGTCGATGATCGACCATGCCAAGCTCCGTCACGGTTGTTCATCTGTCGATTTTTTCTTGAGCGATGCCTGCAATATCGCCTCGACAGGCATTCGCTGTGATGTGTTAATCGCTCGCTTCCTCAACGCCGAAGTCATGACCCGCAAGCAAGCGCAGCGGACATTGCAGGCCCTGATTCCCTGTGTAAAACCGGGCGGTACGCTACTGATTTTCGGTCACACACCGGTACTGCTCGCCATGCCCTACCTTGCGCAGACACTCAAACTGCACCTCATCTCTAGCGTCGCCGCCCGTGAAGGACAATCAGAGCTGTTCGAGTTTTATCAGCTACGGGTTCCTGCCTGA
- a CDS encoding undecaprenyl-diphosphate phosphatase produces MTNICSAGLDIGFASLDYLQIGILGIIQGITELLPVSSTAHMRIVPALLGWPDPGSAFSAAMQLAALAAVVSYFWRDVRQVVTGSVGAVRQGDYNNQWFKLAVAIVLATIPIGIAGLALSSTLNACNSPLRGLMVIGISCVVMAVLMAAAELSCRHRRTVGEMRLRDALIVGIAQVGALIPGVSRSGSTLTAALFLNFKREEAARFSFLLGLPAIALAGLKELWVLFHAQLPAEAWAHLIFGLVVASVSAFFAIWGLMKFLEKFSTWPFVIYRAALGIFLIVAVSTGLLS; encoded by the coding sequence TTGACAAACATCTGTTCCGCCGGCCTTGATATCGGCTTCGCCTCTCTGGATTACCTGCAAATCGGCATCCTGGGCATCATTCAAGGCATCACCGAGCTGTTACCCGTGTCTTCCACTGCGCACATGCGAATCGTACCCGCCCTGCTTGGCTGGCCTGATCCTGGCTCGGCGTTTTCCGCCGCCATGCAACTGGCCGCACTGGCGGCGGTGGTCAGTTACTTCTGGCGGGATGTGAGGCAGGTTGTTACCGGCAGTGTAGGCGCCGTGCGCCAGGGAGATTACAACAACCAGTGGTTCAAGCTGGCCGTTGCCATCGTGCTGGCGACCATTCCGATTGGTATCGCAGGGCTTGCCTTGTCATCGACGCTCAATGCCTGCAACTCGCCGTTGAGAGGCCTGATGGTGATCGGGATTTCATGCGTGGTGATGGCCGTTCTAATGGCCGCTGCCGAACTCAGTTGCCGGCACCGCCGCACCGTTGGCGAAATGCGCCTGCGGGATGCGTTGATTGTCGGTATTGCTCAAGTCGGGGCGCTGATCCCTGGGGTTTCCCGTTCCGGCTCAACCCTGACCGCTGCATTGTTCCTCAACTTCAAGCGCGAAGAAGCAGCGCGCTTTTCGTTCCTGCTGGGTCTGCCCGCTATCGCTTTGGCCGGCCTCAAAGAACTGTGGGTGTTGTTCCATGCGCAGCTCCCGGCGGAGGCCTGGGCCCATCTGATTTTTGGTCTGGTAGTCGCCAGTGTCTCGGCGTTCTTCGCCATCTGGGGCCTGATGAAGTTCCTGGAAAAGTTCTCCACCTGGCCGTTTGTGATTTACCGCGCGGCGCTGGGGATTTTCCTGATTGTGGCTGTCAGTACCGGACTCTTGAGCTAA
- the cysS gene encoding cysteine--tRNA ligase: MLSIYNTLTKSKEVFKPLDGNNVRMYVCGMTVYDYCHIGHGRSMVAFDLVTRWLRFSGYNLTYVRNITDIEDKIINRAKENGEPFDVLTERMITAMHEDEARLNILKPDMEPRATDHIPGMLSMIQTLIDKGYAYAPGNGDVYYRVAKFMGYGKLSRKKIEDLRIGARIEVDESKQDPLDFVLWKGVKPGEPSWESPWGAGRPGWHIECSVMSTCCLGETFDIHGGGSDLEFPHHENEIAQSEAATGKAYANAWMHCGMIRINGEKMSKSLNNFFTIRDVLEKYHPEVVRYLLVSSHYRSAINYSEDNLKDAKGALERFYHALKGLPNVAPAGGEAFVERFTQVMNDDFGTPEACAVLFEMVREINRLRESDLNAAAGLAARLKELASVLGVLQLEADDFLQAGAAGRVDAAEVDALIQARLAARAGKDWAESDRIRDQLTAMGVVLEDGKGGTTWRLAD; encoded by the coding sequence GTGCTATCGATCTACAACACGCTCACCAAGAGCAAAGAAGTCTTCAAACCGCTGGATGGCAACAATGTGCGCATGTACGTCTGCGGGATGACCGTGTACGACTACTGCCACATTGGCCACGGCCGCAGCATGGTCGCGTTTGACCTGGTGACCCGCTGGTTGCGGTTCAGCGGTTACAACCTGACTTACGTGCGCAACATCACCGATATCGAAGACAAGATCATCAATCGGGCCAAGGAGAACGGCGAGCCGTTCGACGTGCTGACCGAGCGCATGATCACCGCGATGCATGAGGACGAGGCACGCCTCAACATCCTCAAGCCGGACATGGAGCCGCGGGCCACCGATCATATTCCGGGCATGCTAAGCATGATCCAGACCCTGATCGACAAGGGTTACGCCTACGCACCGGGCAATGGCGACGTGTATTACCGCGTCGCCAAGTTCATGGGATACGGCAAGCTGTCGCGCAAAAAAATCGAAGACCTGCGCATCGGCGCCCGCATCGAAGTCGACGAGTCGAAACAGGACCCGCTGGACTTCGTGCTGTGGAAAGGCGTCAAACCGGGCGAGCCGAGCTGGGAATCACCATGGGGCGCGGGGCGTCCGGGCTGGCACATCGAGTGCTCGGTGATGTCGACCTGCTGCCTGGGCGAAACCTTCGACATTCATGGCGGCGGCAGCGACCTTGAGTTCCCGCACCATGAAAACGAAATTGCCCAGAGCGAAGCCGCGACCGGCAAGGCCTACGCTAACGCGTGGATGCATTGCGGCATGATTCGCATCAATGGCGAGAAGATGTCCAAGTCCTTGAACAACTTCTTCACCATCCGCGATGTGCTTGAAAAGTACCACCCGGAAGTCGTGCGTTACCTGCTGGTGTCGAGCCACTACCGCAGCGCCATCAACTACTCGGAAGACAACCTCAAGGACGCCAAAGGCGCACTCGAGCGTTTCTACCACGCGCTGAAAGGTCTGCCGAACGTGGCGCCGGCCGGGGGCGAGGCGTTTGTCGAGCGTTTCACTCAGGTGATGAACGACGACTTCGGCACGCCGGAAGCCTGTGCGGTGCTGTTCGAGATGGTCCGCGAAATCAACCGTCTGCGCGAGAGCGATCTCAATGCAGCGGCAGGTCTGGCGGCACGCTTGAAGGAACTGGCCAGCGTGCTGGGTGTGTTGCAGCTCGAAGCCGATGACTTTTTGCAGGCTGGCGCTGCAGGCCGGGTTGACGCGGCTGAGGTTGATGCGCTGATTCAGGCGCGTCTGGCAGCACGTGCTGGTAAAGACTGGGCCGAATCCGACCGCATCCGCGACCAGCTCACCGCCATGGGCGTGGTGCTGGAAGACGGCAAGGGCGGCACAACTTGGCGTCTGGCTGACTGA
- a CDS encoding YcaO-like family protein, with protein MDTFTIAERELALEQAEQRILADLEALGLSVETRTLGQRIVAVQAAVSATDPPRIARGAGKGYPQPARIGALYETLEHYLSEHFTGPGIDYLNPQYFSQKPLFADDSVLSLITAQLDAVTACRTFTDAITHASFYYPMALCIPGYSRQPLPQDTTNYRALQRYASNSGTAIGATDNEAVLHATNECIERDAVSLFLLDQFYYENHAPLRLVARPADHEALGRLWSDAEAEIGSGIVLVDISSEFLARTFLAFSTTPGPLPKVFGSGCSLNARHGAWRALTELVQLHHTALEPELNHYLSNAQRHLMNFPRLLRCLRFDPYPLLQLCEQQTVELPEAAIEQPLAEQIDLLAKDLLRHGRSLGISRVHRTALGTTLVNVVIPGLERFFVVSSGNVVVAQARGRRLENKYRGAQ; from the coding sequence ATGGACACGTTCACTATTGCCGAACGAGAACTGGCGCTGGAACAGGCTGAACAGCGAATACTGGCGGATCTGGAGGCATTGGGACTCAGCGTCGAGACCCGCACACTCGGTCAGCGGATCGTCGCGGTGCAGGCCGCCGTCAGTGCGACCGACCCTCCTCGCATCGCCAGGGGGGCGGGCAAGGGATACCCGCAACCTGCCCGTATCGGCGCGCTGTACGAAACCCTGGAACACTACTTGAGTGAGCACTTCACTGGCCCGGGCATTGACTATCTGAATCCTCAGTATTTTTCCCAGAAGCCACTCTTCGCCGACGATAGCGTACTGTCTCTTATCACCGCACAACTCGACGCCGTGACCGCATGCCGGACGTTCACCGACGCCATTACACACGCTTCGTTTTATTACCCAATGGCGCTGTGCATCCCAGGCTATTCACGTCAGCCCCTGCCTCAAGACACCACCAACTATCGCGCTCTGCAACGTTATGCCAGCAACAGCGGAACAGCGATTGGCGCTACTGACAACGAGGCGGTCCTGCACGCGACGAATGAATGCATCGAACGCGATGCAGTGTCGTTGTTTCTGCTGGATCAGTTTTACTACGAAAACCACGCGCCCCTGCGTCTTGTTGCAAGGCCCGCCGATCATGAAGCGCTGGGCCGACTGTGGTCGGACGCCGAAGCAGAAATCGGGTCGGGCATTGTGCTTGTCGATATCAGCAGCGAGTTCCTGGCGCGAACTTTCCTGGCCTTTTCTACCACGCCTGGCCCCCTTCCCAAGGTCTTCGGCAGCGGCTGCTCCCTCAACGCCCGACACGGTGCGTGGCGCGCCCTGACCGAACTGGTTCAGTTGCATCACACGGCCTTGGAGCCTGAACTCAACCACTATCTGAGCAATGCCCAACGTCATTTAATGAACTTCCCCCGCTTACTGCGTTGCCTGCGATTCGATCCCTACCCGCTGCTGCAACTGTGTGAACAACAAACCGTTGAGTTGCCCGAAGCGGCTATTGAACAACCCTTAGCCGAGCAGATTGACCTGCTGGCCAAAGACCTGCTCCGCCATGGGCGTTCTCTGGGTATTTCACGCGTTCACCGGACTGCACTTGGCACCACGTTGGTCAACGTTGTGATTCCGGGGTTGGAACGCTTTTTTGTGGTATCCAGCGGCAATGTCGTAGTCGCTCAAGCCCGGGGACGGCGCCTGGAAAACAAATACAGGGGCGCGCAATGA